One genomic region from Quercus robur chromosome 4, dhQueRobu3.1, whole genome shotgun sequence encodes:
- the LOC126722566 gene encoding protein NRT1/ PTR FAMILY 5.10-like, giving the protein MSIETPLLLDTVANAVVDYKGQRVLRSNSGGWRSACFIIGVEVAERFAYYGISCNLVMYLTEQLGQSTATAAENVNTWSGTASLLPLLGAFVADSYLGRYRTIIIASCTYILGLGLLTLSAMLPSISTSNYVGKNKVTLASSELQVNLFFISLYLVAVGQGGHKPCVQAFGADQFDGEDLVECRAKSSFFNWWYFGLCASTSMAMLILAYVQENLSWGLGFGIPCVAMVIALGVFLLGTRTYRYGIKEVKSPFVRIGQVFVTAIKNWRPKPSEIAIEEEACRTLPQHNSEQFKFLNKALQGKVCTVSDVEEAKAVLRLVPIWATSLGYAIVFAQTSTFFTKQGATLDRTIFPGFEIPAASLQFFIGLAIVFFIPVYDRIFVPIARAITSKPFGITMLQRIGTGMLLSVICMVVAALVEIKRLKTAKEYGLVDMPDVTIPMSVWWLLPQYLLSGIADVFTIVGLQEFFYDQVPSELRSVGLALYLSILGVGNFLSSFLVSIIEEVTGGDGKDGWFADNLNRAHLDYFYWLLAGISAVAFTTYLYFAKSYIYNRQSTI; this is encoded by the exons ATGTCCATTGAAACGCCACTGCTATTAGACACAGTTGCAAATGCCGTCGTTGACTACAAAGGCCAGCGAGTCCTCAGATCCAATTCCGGAGGTTGGAGGTCTGCATGTTTCATCATAG gTGTGGAAGTGGCGGAGAGGTTTGCATATTATGGGATTAGCTGCAACCTGGTCATGTACTTGACTGAGCAGCTGGGGCAATCAACAGCCACTGCAGCCGAGAACGTCAACACTTGGTCAGGAACGGCATCGTTGCTTCCTCTTTTAGGAGCATTCGTAGCTGATTCTTATCTGGGGCGCTACCGCACCATTATTATTGCTTCTTGCACTTACATTCTG GGACTAGGCTTGCTGACTCTGTCAGCTATGCTTCCTTCTATCAGTACCTCTAATTACGTGGGCAAAAACAAAGTTACATTAGCTTCTTCAGAGCTCCAAGTGAATTTATTCTTCATCTCTCTATATCTAGTAGCAGTTGGGCAAGGTGGACATAAGCCTTGCGTTCAAGCTTTTGGAGCTGACCAGTTTGATGGAGAAGATCTGGTGGAATGCCGAGCCAAAAGCTCATTCTTCAATTGGTGGTATTTTGGACTATGTGCAAGTACTTCTATGGCAATGTTGATCCTAGCCTATGTACAAGAAAACCTTAGTTGGGGTCTAGGATTTGGAATCCCCTGTGTTGCAATGGTCATTGCCTTAGGTGTCTTCTTGCTTGGTACTAGAACTTATCGATATGGTATCAAAGAGGTGAAAAGCCCATTTGTGAGAATCGGTCAGGTGTTTGTTACCGCAATTAAGAATTGGCGGCCTAAACCATCAGAAATAGCTATTGAAGAGGAAGCTTGCAGAACCCTGCCACAGCATAACTCTGAACAATTCAA GTTCCTCAACAAAGCCTTGCAAGGCAAGGTATGTACTGTCAGTGATGTTGAAGAAGCAAAGGCCGTTCTTAGGCTTGTTCCAATTTGGGCTACAAGCTTAGGTTATGCCATTGTGTTTGCACAAACCTCAACTTTCTTTACCAAGCAAGGGGCTACTCTTGATAGAACAATTTTTCCTGGCTTTGAGATACCAGCTGCTTCACTACAATTCTTTATCGGCTTGGCCATTGTTTTTTTCATTCCTGTATATGATCGTATTTTTGTTCCTATAGCAAGAGCTATCACCAGTAAACCTTTTGGAATCACAATGCTACAGAGAATTGGAACTGGGATGCTTTTATCTGTCATTTGCATGGTAGTTGCAGCTCTAGTTGAAATAAAAAGGCTCAAAACTGCTAAGGAATATGGGTTGGTTGATATGCCAGATGTGACTATTCCAATGAGTGTGTGGTGGCTTCTTCCTCAATATCTTTTGTCTGGAATTGCTGATGTTTTCACCATTGTTGGGCTACAAGAATTCTTCTATGATCAGGTCCCAAGTGAATTAAGAAGTGTTGGTCTTGCCCTCTATCTTAGTATTTTGGGGGTTGGGAATTTTTTAAGTAGCTTTCTTGTATCTATCATTGAGGAGGTGACTGGTGGGGACGGCAAAGATGGTTGGTTTGCTGATAATCTTAATCGGGCACATCTTGACTATTTTTATTGGCTACTTGCGGGAATTAGTGCAGTTGCATTTACTACCTACTTGTATTTTGCAAAATCTTATATTTATAATAGGCAAAgtacaatttaa